Proteins from a single region of Dictyostelium discoideum AX4 chromosome 5 chromosome, whole genome shotgun sequence:
- the lsm7 gene encoding LSM domain-containing protein (Similar to like-Sm), with protein sequence MTSSFNPKKESILDLQKFLGKEICVKFTGGREVQGILKGYDQLVNITLDQTQEFIRDAEDPLITTDEKRFLGLVVCRGSSVMMVCPTEGCEPIDNPY encoded by the exons atgacaTCTTCATTCAACccaaaaaaagaatcaattttaGATCTCCAAAAATTTTTAGGTAAAGAAATTTGTGTAAAATTTACAGGTGGTCGTGAAg ttCAAGGTATTTTAAAAGGATATGACCAATTAGTTAATATTACATTAGATCAAACTCAAGAATTTATAAGAGATGCAGAAGATCCATTAATTACAACAGatgaaaaaagatttttaggTTTAGTTGTTTGTAGAGGTAGCAGTGTTATGATGGTTTGTCCAACTGAAGGTTGTGAGCCAATTGATAAtccatattaa
- the cdc40 gene encoding WD40 repeat-containing protein, translated as MDLLTAYDDSDEEELTNTNTNTNTNTTTTTTTTTTTTTETTPTINNNNNNNNNNSNKTITSFKPSNLAPIVTSIRVVENKINPNDKILLYNPTVESLEGDIFGPKKPFSSNDKKLDPKFKNHTNGLVEDYHINDYAFNQQVLSFKTNGYSENPNNSTEFIGHRKDENDHTKKNNNNNKNKDKRKRNITDDPSNVNGYLGPWGTTKAELDFKQGRENDMVSIETDLTEQQRAFMDSRVKKQKGKDEEGGDIDSTAAALSNTSIFHGKSKKDYMGRSWVDPPSDLRLVTPDTFVPKKLIHNYTGHTKGVAAIRYIPKYGHLLLSAGMDNTVKIWDAYGDRRCIQTYMGHSQAVRDICFSNDGRRFLSCGYDRQTRLWDTETGKILSSFTNGKIPYCIKFNPDDDKQEQFLCGGSDKKIIQWDIKSNQIVQEYDQHLGAVNTITFLDDNRRFVTSSDDKSLRVWDWGIPVVIKYISDPSMHSMPAVALHPKGKWFAAQSLDNQILIYSARDRFRMNKKKRFLGHNVSGYACQLGFSPDGKFIYSGDSTGKAFFWDWKTSKIIKTINAHNNVCIGIEWAPLEPSKVATCSWNNEIKLWD; from the coding sequence ATGGATTTATTAACAGCATACGATGACTCTGATGAAGAAGAGttaacaaatacaaatacaaatacaaatacgaatacaaccacaaccacaacaacaacaactacaactacaacagaAACTACACCAACaataaataacaacaacaacaacaacaataataatagtaataaaactATAACATCATTTAAACCAAGTAATTTAGCACCAATAGTAACATCAATAAGAGTtgtagaaaataaaattaatccaaatgataagatattattatataatccAACAGTGGAAAGTTTAGAAGGTGATATATTTGGACCAAAGAaaccattttcatcaaatgataaaaaattagatcctaaatttaaaaatcataCAAATGGTTTGGTTGAAGATTATCATATAAATGATTATGCATTCAATCAACAggtattatcatttaaaactaATGGTTATTCAGAGaatccaaataatagtaCAGAGTTTATTGGTCATagaaaagatgaaaatgatcataccaaaaagaataataataataataaaaataaagataaaagaaaaagaaatataacAGATGATCCATCAAATGTTAATGGATATTTAGGACCATGGGGCACCACTAAAGCAGAATTAGATTTTAAACAAGGTAGAGAGAATGATATGGTTTCAATTGAAACTGATTTAACTGAACAACAAAGAGCATTTATGGATTCACGtgttaaaaaacaaaaaggtAAAGATGAAGAAGGTGGTGATATTGATTCAACTGCGGCAGCTTTATCAAATACATCAATATTTCATGGTAAATCAAAGAAGGATTATATGGGTAGATCTTGGGTTGACCCACCAAGTGATCTTAGATTGGTCACACCTGATACATTTGTACCAAAGAAATTGATTCATAATTATACTGGCCATACCAAAGGTGTTGCTGCTATTAGATATATACCAAAGTATggtcatttattattatcagctGGTATGGATAATACTGTAAAGATTTGGGATGCCTATGGCGACCGTCGTTGTATTCAAACCTATATGGGCCATTCACAGGCAGTTAGGGATATTTGTTTCTCAAATGATGGTCGTAGATTCCTAAGTTGTGGATATGATCGTCAGACTCGTCTTTGGGATACAGAGACTGGTAAGATACTAAGTTCATTCACAAATGGTAAAATACCCTATTGTATCAAATTCAATCCAGATGATGATAAACAAGAACAATTCCTTTGTGGTGGTTCCGATAAGAAAATCATTCAATGGGATATCAAATCCAATCAAATCGTTCAAGAGTATGATCAACATTTAGGCGCTGTCAATACAATTACCTTCTTGGATGACAATCGTAGATTCGTCACCTCTAGTGATGATAAATCATTACGTGTTTGGGATTGGGGTATTCCAGTGgtcattaaatatattagtGATCCTTCAATGCATAGTATGCCTGCCGTTGCATTACATCCAAAGGGTAAATGGTTCGCAGCTCAATCTTTAGATAATCAAATCTTAATCTATAGTGCTCGTGATAGATTCCGTATGAATAAAAAGAAACGTTTCTTGGGTCATAATGTTTCTGGTTACGCTTGTCAATTAGGTTTCTCTCCTGATGGTAAATTCATTTATTCGGGTGATTCAACTGGTAAAGCTTTCTTTTGGGATTGGAAAACttcaaaaatcattaaaacaattaatgcTCATAATAATGTTTGTATTGGTATTGAATGGGCTCCCTTAGAACCTTCAAAAGTTGCAACTTGTAGTTggaataatgaaattaaactgtgggattaa